From Lepus europaeus isolate LE1 chromosome 3, mLepTim1.pri, whole genome shotgun sequence, a single genomic window includes:
- the LOC133756793 gene encoding olfactory receptor 14J1 gives MDNLTSVSGFLLMGFSDERKLQILHALLFLVTYLLALTGNLLIITITTLDHRLHSPMYYFLKHLSLLDLCFISVTVPQSIANSLMNNGYISLGQCILQVFFFIALASSEVAILTVMSYDRYVAICQPLQYETIMDPRACRQAVVAVWIAGGLSGLMHTAVNFSIPLCGERVIHQFFCDVPQMLKLACSYEFLNEIAVAAFTTSTAFACLISIVLSYVRIFSTVLRIPSAEGRTKVFSTCLPHLFVVTFFLSAAGFEFLRPPSDSPSAMDLMFSIFYTVIPPTLNPVIYSLRNEAMKAALRKVLSKEEFAQRKMFLKAIFKL, from the coding sequence ATGGACAACTTAACTTCAGTGAGTGGATTCCTCCTCATGGGGTTTTCTGATGAACGTAAACTTCAGATTTTACATGCACTGCTGTTTTTGGTAACATATCTGCTGGCCTTGACTGGCAATCTCCTGATTATCACTATCACTACCTTGGACCATCGTCTTCATTCCCCCATGTATTACTTCCTGAAGCACCTCTCTCTTTTGGACCTCTGCTTCATATCTGTCACAGTCCCCCAGTCCATTGCCAATTCACTTATGAATAATGGTTACATCTCCCTTGGTCAGTGCATCCTTCAGGTTTTCTTCTTCATAGCTCTGGCCTCATCAGAAGTGGCCATCCTCACAGTGATGTCTTATGACCGCTATGTAGCCATCTGTCAGCCACTGCAATATGAGACTATCATGGACCCCCGTGCTTGCAGGCAGGCAGTGGTTGCTGTGTGGATTGCAGGGGGCCTCTCTGGACTCATGCACACGGCTGTAAACTTCTCTATACCTCTTTGTGGGGAAAGAGTCATTCATCAATTCTTCTGTGATGTTCCACAGATGCTGAAACTAGCCTGTTCTTATGAATTCCTGAATGAGATTGCAGTGGCTGCATTCACAACCTCAACAGCATTTGCCTGTTTGATCTCCATTGTACTCTCCTATGTTCGCATCTTTTCAACAGTGTTGAGAATTCCATCAGCTGAAGGACGGACCAAGGTGTTCTCCACCTGCCTACCACACCTATTTGTAGTCACTTTCTTCCTCTCAGCTGCAGGCTTTGAGTTTCTAAGGCCTCCTTCAGATTCCCCATCAGCTATGGATCTCATGTTCTCCATATTCTATACTGTGATACCTCCAACACTCAATCCTGTCATCTACAGCTTGCGAAATGAAGCCATGAAGGCAGCTCTGAGGAAGGTGCTGTCAAAGGAAGAATTTGCTCAGAGAAAGATGTTCTTAAAAGCCATATTTAAGCTCTAA